One genomic region from Equus caballus isolate H_3958 breed thoroughbred chromosome 4, TB-T2T, whole genome shotgun sequence encodes:
- the CCT8L2 gene encoding T-complex protein 1 subunit theta-like 2, protein MGSRAPSATGLPERLEPGPGQRPRSPGAEEQHVLSSVAAAQALARVIRPCYGPHGRQKLLVTARGDTVVTGYAAAILRALELEHPAARLLREAAQTQAEQSGDGAAFVVLLASALLERAERLLRAGLPRSQLREAYAAAAAETLAQLPGLAVRSLGPLENPFWALYSAINTHTPCQTSGLTKLVAHACWAARELDGSFQPERVGVCALPGGRLEDSCLLPGLAVAGKACGKVTAVPRGARVALFACAFGPASPSGPATARLCSPDDLTQFREGSEKLMEKQVGQLASADINVAVVWGEVDENTLPQADKHGIMVIQAKSRREMVYLSEVLGTPLMPYLLPPLKPGKCHRVYRQELGEGLAVVFEWECLGTPALTLVLRGPTTEGLRGVEQAAYHGIDAYFQLCQDPRLLPGAGATEMALVKILSDKGRKLEGPRGPAFLAFAHALRSLPETLAENAGLAVSEVMAEMHGAHQAGNFLTGVGTEGIINVVEEEVWDTLTAKAQGLRAAADVALQLVTIDEIIVAKKSPKIQEDLSPYPKKAKEHPSPVRKQSPRKN, encoded by the coding sequence ATGGGCAGCAGAGCCCCTTCGGCGACCGGGCTGCCCGAGCGGCTGGAGCCCGGCCCGGGGCAGCGCCCGAGGAGTCCAGGAGCCGAGGAGCAGCACGTGCTCAGCAGCGTGGCCGCGGCGCAGGCCCTGGCCAGAGTCATCCGGCCCTGCTACGGCCCCCACGGGCGGCAGAAGCTCCTGGTGACCGCCCGAGGAGACACCGTGGTCACGGGGTACGCCGCGGCCATCCTCCGCGCCCTGGAGCTGGAGCACCCGGCCGCCCGGCTGCTGCGGGAAGCCGCGCAAACGCAGGCGGAGCAGAGCGGCGACGGCGCGGCCTTCGTGGTCCTGCTGGCCTCGGCGCTGCTGGAGCGGGCCGAGCGGCTGCTGCGGGCCGGCCTGCCGCGCTCGCAGCTCCGGGAGGCctacgccgccgccgccgcggagACACTGGCCCAGCTGCCTGGCCTGGCCGTCCGCTCTCTGGGGCCGTTGGAAAACCCGTTTTGGGCCCTCTATTCGGCGATAAATACGCACACTCCGTGCCAGACGTCCGGCTTGACCAAGCTGGTGGCCCACGCCTGCTGGGCGGCCAGGGAGCTGGACGGCAGCTTCCAACCCGAGCGCGTGGGCGTGTGCGCGCTGCCCGGAGGAAGGCTGGAGGACTCGTGCCTGCTCCCGGGGCTGGCCGTGGCCGGCAAGGCCTGCGGGAAGGTGACCGCGGTGCCGAGAGGCGCCAGGGTGGCTCTCTTCGCTTGCGCCTTCGGTCCTGCCAGTCCAAGTGGACCGGCAACTGCACGTCTCTGCAGTCCTGACGACCTAACTCAGTTCAGGGAAGGCAGCGAGAAATTGATGGAAAAGCAGGTGGGCCAGCTGGCGAGCGCGGATATTAACGTGGCGGTGGTATGGGGGGAAGTCGACGAGAATACCCTACCACAGGCTGATAAGCATGGCATCATGGTGATTCAAGCGAAGTCCCGGCGGGAGATGGTTTACCTGAGTGAAGTACTGGGCACACCTTTGATGCCTTATCTGCTTCCTCCCCTGAAGCCAGGGAAGTGCCACAGGGTGTACCGGCAGGAGCTGGGAGAAGGTTTGGCTGTGGTTTTTGAATGGGAATGTCTAGGCACCCCTGCCCTCACCTTGGTCCTCAGGGGGCCCACCACTGAGGGGCTGCGTGGTGTAGAGCAGGCTGCCTACCATGGGATTGATGCCTATTTCCAGTTGTGTCAGGATCCCAGACTGCTTCCAGGAGCTGGGGCCACAGAGATGGCTCTGGTGAAAATACTCTcagacaaaggaaggaaattggaAGGGCCTAGGGGTCCTGCATTCCTAGCATTTGCCCATGCTCTGAGGTCTCTTCCAGAAACCTTGGCAGAGAACGCAGGCTTAGCTGTCTCAGAAGTGATGGCAGAAATGCATGGAGCTCACCAAGCTGGGAACTTCCTCACAGGAGTAGGAACCGAAGGGATAATTAATGTGGTCGAGGAGGAGGTGTGGGACACCCTAACAGCCAAAGCCCAAGGACTCCGAGCCGcggctgatgtggcactgcagcTCGTGACCATAGATGAAATTATCGTGGCCAAGAAAAGTCCCAAAATTCAAGAGGACTTGAGTCCCTATCCTAAGAAGGCAAAGGAACATCCATCTCCTGTGAGAAAACAAagtcctcggaaaaactaa